The following are encoded in a window of Stieleria sp. JC731 genomic DNA:
- a CDS encoding DUF1549 domain-containing protein, whose product MALNRFNNRRKAFVLAVVALMGISGVAQAEPEATLETAAPAQGQNPVDKINYYVEQGWTDYEISPAKQADELIWCRRVHLDLIGRIPSLEEMQAFMADRKSERRKNLVERLLYDDRYTEEYSNHWATVWTNLLIGRGGGMDRRDLTSRDGMMKYLRDSFAANKPYDRMVYELVTAEGSTKPGTPGFNGAVNFLVDKVNDEKAVLAASSVSRIFLGQQVQCTQCHNHPFNDWKQQKFWEFNSFFRQSRALRRFVDGTRDIEFAELVSEDFAGEAGDPRDALVFYEMRNGLTRVAYPVFTDGTEIGRSGYVDEVNRREELGQLMLNSQALDLMAINRYWSLFFGHGFTRPIDDMGPHTNPSHPELLEELAAEFRKASYNLKELMTWITLSKPYGLAAELDSNNTIDDPSVGETPKFSRFYLRQISAEQLYQSLVTLSGGNAQGTYEQQEQKRREWMRQFVVTFGTDEGDEATTFDGSIPQALMLFNGDLTKNATSTSPGSFLADLAGSGKNTSDRLTRLYLAGLARRPTKRETKLAGDLYRANGGNESEMMQDIWWAVLNSNEFIMQH is encoded by the coding sequence ATGGCACTGAACCGCTTTAATAATCGACGCAAGGCGTTTGTCTTGGCCGTGGTCGCACTCATGGGAATCAGCGGTGTTGCACAAGCTGAGCCTGAAGCGACGCTGGAGACTGCCGCGCCGGCTCAGGGGCAAAACCCTGTGGACAAAATCAATTACTACGTCGAGCAAGGGTGGACCGACTACGAAATCTCCCCGGCCAAGCAGGCCGATGAATTGATTTGGTGCCGCCGCGTGCACTTGGACCTGATCGGCCGAATTCCCAGCCTGGAAGAGATGCAGGCCTTTATGGCGGATCGGAAATCCGAACGTCGCAAAAACTTGGTAGAGCGGTTGCTTTACGATGACCGCTACACCGAGGAGTATTCGAACCACTGGGCGACCGTCTGGACGAATCTGTTGATCGGTCGAGGTGGCGGGATGGATCGACGCGATCTGACCAGCCGCGACGGGATGATGAAGTACCTGCGTGATAGCTTCGCTGCGAACAAGCCATACGATCGAATGGTTTACGAGCTGGTAACGGCAGAAGGGTCGACAAAGCCCGGGACGCCTGGCTTCAATGGCGCGGTGAACTTTCTGGTTGATAAAGTCAATGATGAAAAGGCTGTGCTGGCGGCCAGCAGTGTTTCGCGAATCTTCCTCGGTCAGCAGGTTCAGTGCACGCAGTGCCACAACCACCCCTTCAACGATTGGAAACAACAGAAATTCTGGGAGTTCAATTCGTTCTTCCGCCAATCACGCGCACTGCGTCGATTCGTCGATGGCACACGTGATATCGAATTTGCCGAACTGGTCAGCGAAGACTTCGCGGGTGAAGCCGGCGATCCCCGAGATGCATTGGTTTTCTATGAAATGCGAAACGGCTTGACCCGTGTCGCATACCCCGTGTTTACCGACGGAACCGAGATCGGCCGCAGTGGCTATGTCGATGAAGTCAACCGGCGTGAAGAGCTTGGGCAGTTGATGCTCAACAGCCAAGCTTTGGACTTGATGGCAATTAACCGATACTGGTCATTGTTCTTCGGGCACGGCTTTACTCGTCCCATCGATGACATGGGGCCTCACACGAATCCTTCGCATCCAGAATTGCTTGAGGAATTGGCCGCCGAGTTTCGCAAAGCCAGCTACAACCTTAAGGAACTGATGACTTGGATTACGCTTAGCAAGCCTTATGGGTTGGCCGCTGAGCTGGATAGCAATAATACGATCGATGACCCGTCCGTTGGCGAAACACCAAAGTTCTCGCGTTTCTATCTTCGCCAAATCAGCGCCGAACAGTTGTATCAATCGCTGGTTACATTGTCCGGGGGCAACGCTCAGGGGACCTACGAGCAGCAAGAACAGAAACGCCGTGAATGGATGCGCCAGTTTGTTGTCACGTTCGGCACCGACGAAGGCGACGAGGCAACGACGTTTGATGGATCGATCCCCCAGGCCTTGATGCTTTTCAATGGCGACTTGACCAAGAATGCGACAAGCACCTCGCCGGGAAGTTTTCTCGCCGATTTGGCTGGCAGTGGTAAAAACACCTCGGATCGTCTCACGCGGCTCTACCTAGCCGGTTTAGCGCGTCGTCCGACGAAGCGGGAAACCAAGCTTGCAGGGGATCTTTACCGTGCCAATGGCGGAAACGAATCCGAGATGATGCAAGACATTTGGTGGGCTGTGCTTAATAGCAACGAGTTCATCATGCAGCACTAA
- a CDS encoding acyl-CoA thioesterase, with protein sequence MSDALLHYVHELRVGYHQTDGQRRVHHSNYLNYFEDARVEMLRAGGMPYKQIEDSGRMLVVTEMNVRYFAPADFDDLLQVEVTTTELRKVRIRHRYRVLRGEMLLAEGDSVIACVDPEGKPKKLPAEFLALADRLKGE encoded by the coding sequence ATGAGTGACGCACTTTTGCACTACGTTCACGAACTTCGCGTTGGGTACCACCAAACCGATGGGCAACGTCGGGTGCACCATTCCAACTACTTGAATTATTTCGAAGACGCGCGAGTCGAGATGTTGCGTGCCGGAGGGATGCCGTACAAGCAGATCGAAGATTCCGGGCGGATGTTGGTGGTCACCGAAATGAACGTGCGTTATTTCGCGCCGGCCGATTTCGATGACCTATTGCAAGTCGAGGTCACCACGACTGAGTTGCGAAAGGTGCGAATTCGACATCGCTACCGTGTCCTTCGTGGCGAGATGTTGCTAGCCGAAGGCGACTCAGTGATCGCGTGTGTCGATCCGGAAGGCAAGCCCAAGAAGCTGCCTGCGGAGTTCTTGGCGTTGGCGGATAGGCTGAAAGGCGAATAG
- the rnc gene encoding ribonuclease III, giving the protein MSASESDAPNPASSSSDVPSLPSQEDDSNERFDRVEDTPSTDARSSDALPADASMTDAPEVRLVSSPRNQEGELDHADKITRCQELIDYQFKDVELLRNALTHASGASHRLASNERLEFLGDAVLGFVVCSWLYDEYPEYNEGDLTKIKSAVVSRRTCGKVACHIGLDECLIVGRGVTRNRSYPRSLVSDVFESIVAALYIDGGHEVVRERLIRWLRREVESAVQSQGATNYKSTLQQRAQRDIACTPQYRLKREMGPDHRKSFLISAVIDGSEFTAAWGSNKKEAEQKAAANALAEMNGEPVPYPLTDDFSVGDLGPGEHP; this is encoded by the coding sequence TTGTCTGCTTCCGAATCTGATGCCCCAAATCCGGCAAGTTCGTCGTCGGACGTTCCATCTCTTCCATCGCAAGAAGATGATTCCAACGAACGATTCGATCGTGTCGAGGATACACCGTCTACTGATGCGCGTTCATCTGATGCACTGCCCGCAGATGCGTCGATGACCGATGCGCCCGAAGTCCGCTTGGTTTCATCACCACGCAACCAAGAGGGTGAACTTGATCACGCCGACAAAATTACTCGCTGCCAAGAACTGATTGACTATCAGTTCAAAGATGTCGAACTGCTTCGCAACGCACTGACACATGCGTCAGGCGCTTCACACCGGTTAGCCAGCAACGAGCGGCTCGAGTTCCTTGGCGATGCAGTCCTCGGCTTTGTCGTGTGCTCATGGCTATACGACGAATACCCCGAATACAACGAAGGCGATTTGACCAAGATCAAATCAGCTGTTGTCAGTCGTCGGACCTGTGGAAAGGTCGCATGCCACATCGGTTTAGACGAATGCCTAATCGTTGGCCGTGGCGTGACCCGAAATCGCAGCTACCCGAGGTCATTGGTCAGTGACGTCTTCGAATCGATTGTCGCGGCACTTTACATTGACGGTGGTCATGAAGTGGTCCGCGAACGACTGATCCGTTGGCTTCGGCGCGAAGTCGAATCGGCGGTCCAAAGCCAAGGTGCGACGAACTACAAGTCGACTTTGCAACAGCGTGCCCAACGCGATATTGCTTGCACCCCTCAATATCGACTCAAGCGAGAAATGGGACCGGATCACCGTAAGTCATTCTTGATTAGCGCGGTGATCGATGGCAGTGAGTTTACCGCCGCATGGGGAAGCAACAAGAAAGAAGCAGAACAAAAGGCTGCTGCGAACGCGCTCGCCGAAATGAACGGCGAACCTGTTCCCTATCCTTTGACGGATGACTTCAGCGTGGGCGACTTGGGCCCCGGCGAGCATCCCTGA
- a CDS encoding peptidase C39: MDLWFAIAFIAAVSGLAFLAGRKLSLNVYSNRPLLLAECILFLLIFAFGTANRLTWASAFSTPAVMGWSNWLPIFLAFTAGLALHAEGLRVSWRRATSVAMLFLSVGFLTQPVLRANFYPVTLDAQATWQDNVCLQSSESSCGPAAAATLLHHHSLLPSATQRLGWSGQSPEAMLAKVCLTSRQGTSSLGLVRGLRLAIDGGHHSVQVASQNPTAWEHRGQLPNLSVICFRGGNHDDTVRRLLGTDGEAHAVVVYGRASHGRWKVGDPAVGIRYFSDEEFRQVFTGEAIYLVDHAD, from the coding sequence ATGGATCTCTGGTTTGCAATCGCGTTTATCGCCGCAGTTTCCGGCTTGGCATTTCTCGCCGGCAGGAAGCTCTCGCTGAACGTCTACAGCAACCGACCTCTGCTATTGGCCGAGTGCATCCTCTTTCTTTTGATTTTCGCGTTCGGAACTGCCAACAGGCTGACCTGGGCGAGTGCCTTTTCGACACCCGCAGTGATGGGCTGGTCGAACTGGCTACCGATCTTCCTCGCGTTCACTGCCGGACTCGCTCTTCACGCCGAAGGCTTGCGAGTGAGTTGGCGACGCGCTACATCGGTTGCCATGCTGTTTCTATCTGTCGGCTTTCTGACTCAGCCGGTTCTTCGCGCAAACTTTTACCCCGTCACGCTCGATGCTCAGGCAACCTGGCAGGACAACGTTTGTTTGCAAAGTAGCGAATCGAGTTGTGGACCGGCGGCGGCGGCAACTTTGCTGCACCACCATTCGCTGCTTCCAAGTGCGACTCAGCGGCTGGGTTGGTCGGGACAATCGCCCGAGGCCATGCTTGCCAAAGTTTGTTTGACGAGCCGTCAAGGCACATCTTCGCTCGGTCTTGTACGCGGACTGAGACTTGCAATCGATGGTGGACATCACTCGGTCCAAGTCGCTAGCCAAAATCCGACCGCATGGGAACACCGCGGCCAACTTCCGAACCTGTCCGTTATCTGTTTCCGTGGTGGCAATCACGACGATACCGTTCGTCGGTTGCTCGGTACCGATGGCGAAGCGCATGCGGTCGTCGTCTACGGTCGTGCATCACACGGACGCTGGAAAGTTGGCGATCCCGCTGTCGGAATTCGCTACTTCAGCGATGAAGAGTTTCGCCAAGTGTTCACTGGTGAAGCCATCTATCTTGTTGATCATGCGGACTGA
- a CDS encoding sigma-70 family RNA polymerase sigma factor codes for MNQPSPDVSMLLRELGSGNESVKEQLFQQLQSELRQMASALMRRERADHTLQATALVNEACVRLLDSNAIGNATDRRYFFAAANRAMRQILIDHARKRSAVKRGGEYERGSLDVVLDNFETSNGCRFEDLNSALDSLEQESPRQREVVELRFFSGLSIPETAEVLEVSEGTVERDWRLARAKLYQFLKD; via the coding sequence ATGAATCAGCCTTCACCTGATGTATCGATGCTACTGCGTGAACTAGGCAGCGGCAACGAGTCTGTAAAAGAACAACTTTTCCAACAACTGCAATCCGAGTTGCGACAGATGGCGTCGGCATTGATGCGGCGTGAGCGAGCCGATCACACATTGCAGGCGACGGCGCTTGTTAACGAAGCCTGTGTTCGCTTGCTCGATTCCAATGCCATCGGCAACGCGACCGACCGCCGGTACTTCTTCGCCGCTGCGAATCGTGCGATGCGTCAGATCCTGATTGATCACGCGAGAAAACGCAGTGCCGTTAAACGCGGTGGTGAGTACGAACGTGGATCACTTGATGTCGTCCTGGACAACTTTGAAACCAGCAACGGCTGCCGATTTGAAGATCTCAATTCGGCACTCGATTCACTTGAACAAGAATCACCGCGTCAACGTGAAGTCGTCGAGCTGAGATTCTTTTCAGGACTATCGATCCCAGAGACCGCCGAGGTGCTTGAAGTCAGCGAAGGAACAGTCGAACGCGACTGGCGTTTAGCGCGAGCGAAGTTGTATCAATTTTTGAAAGACTAG
- a CDS encoding acetolactate synthase produces MESDQGSGGSGTKFETMRGRNFPALRQFTIFLENRVGQLLEVVRRFEGTGIRICALSINDAAECAFVRFLVSDADRGREILERSGLALIETDLIGVQLPEGPQPLLRVCTALLQAELNIIQTYPLIIRPYGKPAVAIMVENIEVAMETLNEKGFTIITEGDLDDNPSVDQ; encoded by the coding sequence ATGGAATCAGATCAGGGAAGCGGTGGTTCAGGAACCAAATTCGAAACGATGCGTGGACGGAACTTTCCGGCTCTGCGTCAGTTCACCATTTTTTTGGAAAACCGCGTCGGCCAATTATTGGAAGTCGTCCGGCGATTCGAAGGCACCGGAATTCGCATTTGTGCGCTTTCGATAAACGATGCGGCTGAGTGCGCTTTCGTTCGCTTCCTCGTGAGCGATGCCGACCGAGGACGAGAGATCCTCGAACGGAGTGGACTGGCACTGATCGAAACCGATCTTATCGGTGTTCAGTTGCCAGAAGGACCACAGCCGTTGCTGCGAGTCTGCACGGCGCTGCTGCAAGCGGAGCTAAACATCATCCAGACCTACCCCTTGATCATCCGACCCTACGGGAAACCCGCGGTCGCGATCATGGTGGAAAACATCGAGGTCGCGATGGAGACGCTTAACGAGAAAGGCTTTACGATCATCACCGAGGGCGATCTAGACGACAACCCATCGGTGGATCAGTAA
- a CDS encoding RNA polymerase sigma factor: MSQSNEPQRSPSDQDGRCAEGSSADSQSDAQAAPFKEGNQLQGSQMQAGEQLQAGELVRRHQRGVWRYLRMLGCDESTADDLTQETFLRVLRRDDFVQHNDGATAGYLRRTAYNLLVSRHRKLGRMQTIAEPELLDETWDRWAGKDLSGDSAVEALQECFERLTERAQIALRMRFDSSASRVEIGEALGITDHGARNLMQRAKQQLRNCVEEKLQLLEE; encoded by the coding sequence ATGTCTCAGTCAAACGAACCACAGCGATCACCATCGGATCAAGATGGGCGATGCGCCGAAGGTTCGTCGGCAGACTCCCAGTCAGATGCCCAGGCAGCACCGTTCAAGGAAGGAAATCAGTTGCAGGGCAGTCAGATGCAGGCGGGGGAGCAGTTGCAAGCCGGTGAGCTTGTGCGTCGGCACCAACGAGGCGTCTGGCGATACTTGCGAATGCTCGGTTGCGACGAGTCGACAGCGGACGATCTGACGCAGGAGACGTTTCTTCGGGTGCTTCGGCGAGATGACTTCGTTCAACATAATGACGGGGCGACGGCGGGTTATCTTCGTCGCACCGCGTACAACTTGTTGGTGTCACGGCACCGAAAGTTAGGGCGAATGCAAACGATCGCCGAACCGGAATTACTAGACGAAACTTGGGATCGTTGGGCCGGCAAGGACCTTTCGGGTGACTCCGCAGTCGAAGCACTGCAAGAATGTTTTGAGCGTTTAACTGAGCGAGCACAAATTGCTTTGCGAATGCGTTTTGATTCCAGTGCGAGCCGGGTCGAAATCGGTGAAGCTCTGGGGATAACCGACCACGGTGCACGCAACTTGATGCAGCGGGCTAAACAACAGCTGCGAAACTGTGTTGAAGAAAAATTGCAATTGTTGGAAGAGTAA
- the csrA gene encoding carbon storage regulator CsrA: MLVLSRHRDESIMIGDDVVVTIVDIRGDKVRLGIEAPQSIPVHRQEVYDAIQRENRRASQTSSAATKDVKPPRD; encoded by the coding sequence ATGCTGGTCCTATCCCGACACCGCGATGAAAGCATCATGATTGGCGACGACGTTGTTGTCACGATCGTCGATATCCGTGGCGACAAAGTCCGCTTGGGTATCGAAGCACCGCAATCCATCCCAGTGCACCGCCAAGAAGTTTACGACGCGATCCAACGAGAGAATCGTCGGGCTTCGCAAACAAGTTCGGCTGCGACAAAGGACGTCAAGCCGCCACGCGATTGA
- a CDS encoding RimK family alpha-L-glutamate ligase produces MDADRCPLLIVGGESDPNTCRIVDQAHLRNIDYLFWDTDLEHARQIAWDFERPIIDLGDRSIQPEAVYLRFNVFAGEPTVNHAAFELCESFVQAWPSIRWLNRSSAGDSNNKSRNLRLAQQIGFVIPNTTVIGDTTPLASHPDPDATIIKPLSGGDHAMAVRSIQYAPERLAQLPPQFVQEKLDGENLRVFSIGGILTAFHLETNAVDYRTDEAVTVHQVDVPIELRDPITRFIEQVGFDYCALDFRCRRGFDEPVFLEVNSFPMFVAFDDASENKLADQILGFLVR; encoded by the coding sequence ATGGATGCCGATCGATGCCCGTTGCTAATTGTCGGTGGCGAAAGCGATCCGAACACATGCCGTATCGTTGACCAAGCCCATCTCAGAAACATCGACTATCTGTTTTGGGATACCGACCTCGAACATGCTCGGCAAATCGCTTGGGATTTCGAACGCCCCATCATTGATCTAGGCGATCGATCGATTCAACCAGAGGCAGTCTACTTGCGATTCAACGTCTTTGCTGGGGAACCGACGGTCAACCATGCCGCTTTCGAACTATGCGAATCTTTCGTCCAAGCGTGGCCATCGATTCGGTGGCTGAACCGTTCGAGCGCAGGCGACTCGAACAATAAATCTCGCAACTTACGACTCGCTCAACAGATCGGCTTCGTGATTCCAAACACGACCGTGATCGGAGACACAACTCCGCTGGCTAGCCATCCGGATCCGGACGCAACGATCATCAAGCCACTTTCCGGTGGTGACCATGCCATGGCAGTCCGTTCGATCCAATATGCCCCCGAACGTTTGGCTCAATTGCCACCACAGTTCGTTCAAGAAAAACTCGATGGTGAAAACCTTCGTGTCTTTAGCATCGGCGGAATATTGACGGCGTTTCATCTAGAAACCAACGCCGTTGACTATCGTACTGACGAAGCTGTCACCGTTCACCAAGTGGATGTGCCGATCGAACTTCGTGATCCGATCACGCGTTTCATTGAACAGGTGGGCTTTGACTATTGTGCACTCGATTTCCGCTGCCGCCGCGGCTTCGATGAACCAGTATTCCTAGAAGTCAATTCTTTCCCGATGTTTGTCGCATTCGATGACGCCAGCGAGAACAAACTTGCCGACCAGATCCTCGGCTTCTTGGTCCGCTAA
- a CDS encoding DUF1501 domain-containing protein, with protein MISNWKTPNGMTRRHFMNHMAGSSAAFSAAMTLGSAIQANADEMRKSHKSAIMLWMGGGPPTIDIWDLKPGAPTGGPFRQISTSGDLQICEHMPMVAKQMHNLSVVRSMSTREADHNRGRYYMHTGFVPNPNIEHPGYGSVVAHELIAQRPQLEIPPFVTIGGASSGPGFLGMAWSPFAVTSNGRIRNLNMNLEDSRLRRRMAALQEIEAGFANRTNDTPATEHGKVLKKTFDLLTSSQMEAFRVEKEDEKTKERYGNDGFGQGCLLARRLVEAGVPFVEVDLGGWDLHNNTHQTLSTNKLPQLDRAMSALVEDLEQRGLLQDTAIIWMGEFGRTPRINQNAGRDHWARAWSCVVGGAGIKGGLAVGETSSDGTEVESEPFRSEDLMATVCKGLGISLDTTFMSKNRRPMKIANGGKVISELVA; from the coding sequence ATGATATCGAACTGGAAAACTCCCAACGGCATGACTCGCCGCCACTTCATGAACCACATGGCTGGCAGCTCTGCCGCGTTCTCAGCTGCAATGACGCTGGGAAGTGCGATTCAGGCGAACGCTGATGAGATGAGGAAGAGTCATAAGTCAGCAATCATGTTGTGGATGGGCGGCGGACCACCAACGATCGATATTTGGGATTTGAAGCCCGGTGCACCGACCGGTGGACCGTTCCGCCAGATTTCGACCAGTGGCGACTTGCAGATTTGCGAGCATATGCCGATGGTGGCAAAGCAGATGCACAATCTGTCGGTTGTCCGTAGCATGTCGACGCGAGAAGCCGATCACAATCGTGGTCGCTATTACATGCACACCGGATTTGTGCCGAACCCGAATATCGAGCACCCAGGTTATGGATCCGTTGTCGCGCATGAATTGATCGCTCAGCGTCCGCAACTCGAAATCCCTCCGTTTGTTACCATCGGTGGTGCAAGCAGTGGTCCAGGTTTTCTGGGGATGGCGTGGTCACCCTTTGCGGTTACAAGCAATGGTCGGATTCGCAATCTGAACATGAACCTAGAAGACAGCCGTTTGCGTCGGCGGATGGCTGCCCTTCAGGAGATCGAAGCCGGTTTTGCCAACCGAACCAACGACACGCCGGCAACCGAGCATGGCAAGGTCCTGAAAAAGACGTTTGACTTGCTGACAAGCAGCCAAATGGAAGCGTTCCGCGTCGAAAAGGAAGACGAGAAGACGAAAGAGCGTTATGGCAACGACGGTTTTGGCCAAGGCTGTTTGCTGGCGCGACGACTTGTCGAAGCAGGTGTGCCGTTCGTCGAGGTCGACCTTGGTGGCTGGGACCTGCATAACAATACCCACCAGACTTTGTCGACGAACAAGTTGCCTCAGCTGGATCGCGCGATGAGCGCCCTGGTGGAAGATTTGGAGCAACGAGGATTGCTGCAGGACACCGCTATCATTTGGATGGGCGAGTTCGGCCGGACTCCACGGATCAACCAAAACGCTGGTCGTGATCACTGGGCTCGGGCTTGGTCTTGCGTTGTCGGTGGTGCAGGAATTAAAGGCGGATTGGCTGTTGGTGAAACCAGCAGCGACGGAACTGAGGTAGAATCAGAACCGTTCCGCAGCGAGGACCTGATGGCGACGGTTTGCAAGGGGCTCGGTATCTCTTTGGATACCACGTTCATGAGCAAGAATCGTCGTCCCATGAAAATCGCCAACGGAGGAAAAGTTATCAGCGAACTCGTGGCTTAA
- a CDS encoding 6-bladed beta-propeller, whose translation MKRSILFSCVLMLLALPSAKAVEPVRMGSGDMTFETVPGWGLRPDGNSPLGSTHGGVVIDKKGNIYTSANAGVFVFSPDGKVIHTYLGDDYTSLHDIEIREEDGEEYIYGARNNNAEGIKFRVRGGDVVLRLPFPEESGLQLKRFSPTAITVAGNGDIYLSDGYASNYIFVFDKNGKYLRHFGKKGNGMKEFNTAHGMTLDTRYEPNRLLICDRNHEPKGRLLHYDLEGNFIEEVITGLGMPTSVAISGDFVSVPDLHGRLVVLDKTNTIIAVLGNNPDRAKGRNFNVPQSEWVEGIFSGTHGSYWDESGNLYVQDWNVSGRLMKLVRVDLQPN comes from the coding sequence ATGAAGCGAAGCATTCTGTTTTCCTGCGTACTGATGTTACTCGCCCTGCCATCAGCAAAGGCTGTCGAACCGGTTCGCATGGGCAGCGGCGACATGACATTTGAAACGGTTCCGGGCTGGGGACTGCGGCCTGACGGAAACTCTCCGCTGGGATCAACGCACGGCGGAGTCGTGATCGATAAGAAAGGCAACATCTACACCAGTGCCAATGCTGGTGTTTTCGTATTCTCACCCGATGGCAAAGTCATTCACACCTATTTAGGCGATGACTACACCAGCTTGCATGACATCGAAATCCGTGAAGAAGATGGCGAGGAATACATCTACGGTGCTCGCAACAACAACGCGGAAGGGATCAAGTTTCGAGTCCGAGGCGGGGATGTCGTCTTACGGCTACCGTTCCCTGAAGAGTCAGGCTTGCAACTGAAACGCTTCAGCCCTACTGCCATCACCGTCGCAGGTAACGGCGACATCTATCTTTCCGATGGCTACGCCAGTAACTACATCTTCGTCTTTGATAAAAACGGCAAATACCTACGTCACTTCGGAAAGAAGGGCAACGGGATGAAAGAGTTCAACACCGCCCACGGGATGACGTTAGACACTCGCTACGAACCGAACCGCCTGCTGATTTGTGACCGGAACCACGAACCCAAAGGTCGCTTGCTACACTACGATCTTGAAGGCAACTTTATCGAAGAAGTCATTACCGGTCTTGGGATGCCGACGTCGGTTGCGATTTCAGGCGATTTCGTCTCCGTTCCGGATTTGCACGGTCGCTTGGTAGTCCTGGATAAAACCAACACGATCATTGCGGTCTTGGGAAACAATCCCGATCGCGCCAAAGGCCGTAATTTCAACGTGCCACAATCCGAATGGGTCGAAGGGATCTTCAGCGGGACGCATGGATCTTACTGGGACGAATCTGGCAACCTATACGTTCAAGACTGGAACGTTTCGGGACGCCTGATGAAGCTGGTTCGGGTAGATTTGCAGCCGAATTGA